Proteins encoded in a region of the Bacilli bacterium PM5-9 genome:
- a CDS encoding competence transcription factor ComK (product_source=COG4903; cog=COG4903; pfam=PF06338), with protein MFNVIYNFDDKLFIQKEGEDLSINHVMDTYLDKLCLLSGTTLKGSINASKKLLPKTRKVPIYVACIDDYIIPLASPLSNDCIWISANNYLTCYELNNKTYIKFKDRSIYEVAFSTFTIRMQYKKYLKLERARKEMKYEYIVRKNK; from the coding sequence ATGTTTAATGTAATTTATAATTTTGATGACAAACTTTTTATTCAAAAAGAAGGCGAAGATTTATCAATAAATCATGTAATGGATACATATTTAGATAAACTATGCTTATTAAGTGGAACAACTTTAAAGGGAAGTATTAATGCAAGTAAAAAATTATTGCCTAAAACTAGAAAAGTTCCAATTTATGTAGCATGTATAGATGATTATATAATTCCATTAGCATCTCCATTAAGCAATGATTGTATATGGATTAGTGCTAATAATTATCTTACTTGTTATGAATTGAATAATAAAACTTACATCAAATTTAAAGATCGTTCAATTTATGAAGTTGCTTTTTCAACATTTACAATAAGGATGCAATATAAAAAATATCTTAAATTAGAAAGAGCGAGAAAAGAAATGAAGTATGAGTATATAGTTAGAAAGAATAAATGA
- a CDS encoding phosphoglucomutase (product_source=KO:K01835; cath_funfam=3.30.310.50,3.40.120.10; cog=COG1109; ko=KO:K01835; pfam=PF00408,PF02878,PF02879,PF02880; superfamily=53738,55957), with translation MKDKEYAKWIESYTINPEIKEQLFMMDENEREDAFSKKLEFGTAGLRGKIGPGSNRMNHYVVAKTTLGLIAYLKDKYPTIYERGIVVAYDNRKFSQEFAALVANLFASQQIKVYIFEDIRPTPQLSFMIKKLKSCGGINITASHNPKEYNGYKVYDALGCQILGDEANKIVEYIDEIKNELDIDIENFDNNDNLIQFLDEKDDEDFIDAALECVVNKDLDVRDTPILYTPLHGTGAKIIPKVLENASFSHIFTLNAQMNADPEFTTCPLPNPEDINAYALGIEKANQLKIDYVIATDPDADRVGVCVRRFNNDFKLLSGNELGALLLKYILENRHKQGLLLENSLMIDTIVTSDLGKEIAAKYDLYNVSVLTGFKYIGSLINEFNETKEFKFEFGYEESLGFLSSPYIADKDAVSTTLIVVEMINYYKKYNKTLLDALNDIYEEFGYYFNKQISIVLEPKLSKRRIETIMNYFRNPELEEILDREIVELADYEKQIRYRDNEEIKIMLPQENAIKIILDDGCWIAIRPSGTEPKLKFYIGIKAQTRDDAKKYIKDLQDYINQTIEELFV, from the coding sequence ATGAAAGATAAAGAATATGCAAAATGGATTGAATCTTATACAATTAATCCTGAAATAAAAGAACAACTTTTTATGATGGATGAAAATGAAAGAGAAGATGCATTTTCAAAGAAATTAGAATTTGGTACAGCAGGCTTGAGAGGTAAGATAGGACCAGGGAGTAATCGCATGAATCATTATGTGGTTGCTAAAACAACTTTAGGTTTGATTGCTTATCTTAAAGATAAATATCCAACTATCTACGAAAGGGGAATAGTTGTAGCCTATGACAATCGTAAATTTTCACAAGAATTTGCTGCATTAGTCGCTAATTTATTTGCTTCACAACAAATAAAAGTATATATTTTTGAGGATATTAGACCAACGCCTCAATTATCATTCATGATAAAGAAATTAAAAAGTTGTGGAGGAATTAATATTACAGCTAGCCATAATCCAAAAGAATATAATGGCTATAAAGTTTATGATGCTTTAGGGTGTCAAATTTTAGGTGACGAAGCAAACAAAATTGTAGAATATATTGATGAAATAAAAAATGAATTAGATATTGATATTGAAAATTTTGATAACAATGATAATTTAATTCAATTTTTAGATGAAAAAGATGATGAAGATTTTATTGATGCAGCTTTAGAGTGCGTAGTAAATAAAGATTTAGATGTTAGAGATACACCAATCTTATATACACCATTACATGGAACTGGTGCTAAAATAATTCCTAAAGTATTAGAGAATGCAAGTTTTAGTCATATTTTCACGTTGAACGCACAAATGAATGCTGATCCAGAATTTACGACATGTCCGCTTCCAAATCCAGAAGATATTAATGCTTATGCATTAGGAATAGAAAAGGCTAATCAATTAAAAATTGATTATGTAATCGCAACAGACCCTGATGCCGATCGTGTTGGAGTATGTGTACGTCGTTTTAATAATGATTTTAAATTATTAAGTGGTAATGAGCTTGGTGCATTATTATTGAAATATATATTAGAAAATCGTCATAAACAAGGATTACTTTTAGAAAATTCTTTGATGATTGATACAATTGTAACAAGTGATTTAGGAAAAGAAATCGCTGCTAAATACGATTTATATAATGTATCTGTTTTGACTGGATTTAAATATATTGGTTCACTAATAAATGAATTTAATGAAACAAAAGAATTTAAGTTTGAATTTGGTTATGAAGAAAGTTTAGGTTTCTTATCAAGCCCTTATATTGCTGATAAGGATGCTGTATCAACTACTTTAATTGTAGTTGAAATGATTAACTATTATAAAAAGTACAATAAAACTTTATTAGATGCTTTAAATGATATTTATGAAGAATTTGGATACTATTTCAATAAACAAATTTCAATCGTACTTGAGCCAAAGCTTTCAAAAAGAAGAATAGAAACAATAATGAATTATTTTAGAAATCCAGAATTAGAAGAAATTCTTGATAGAGAAATTGTTGAGTTAGCTGATTATGAAAAACAAATCCGCTATCGTGATAATGAAGAAATTAAAATCATGTTGCCTCAAGAAAATGCCATTAAAATCATCCTTGATGATGGTTGTTGGATCGCAATTAGACCAAGTGGTACTGAGCCAAAATTAAAATTTTATATTGGCATTAAAGCTCAAACAAGAGATGATGCTAAAAAATATATAAAAGATTTACAAGATTATATTAATCAAACAATAGAAGAATTATTTGTATAA
- a CDS encoding large subunit ribosomal protein L35 (product_source=KO:K02916; cog=COG0291; ko=KO:K02916; pfam=PF01632; superfamily=143034; tigrfam=TIGR00001): MPKMKSHRGLAKRVHKTGSGKLKRGRSYTSHLAPRKTVKQRRQLRKSSLISKSDYKRIKTLLVK; this comes from the coding sequence ATGCCAAAAATGAAATCACATCGTGGATTAGCTAAACGTGTTCATAAAACTGGATCAGGAAAATTAAAAAGAGGTCGTTCATATACATCACATTTAGCACCAAGAAAAACTGTAAAACAAAGAAGACAACTTAGAAAATCTTCATTAATTTCTAAGAGTGATTATAAAAGAATTAAAACATTACTTGTTAAGTAA
- a CDS encoding large subunit ribosomal protein L20 (product_source=KO:K02887; cath_funfam=1.10.1900.20,1.10.720.10; cog=COG0292; ko=KO:K02887; pfam=PF00453,PF07498; smart=SM00959; superfamily=68912,74731; tigrfam=TIGR01032), producing the protein MPRVKGGNVARNRRKKILKLAKGYYGSKHTLYRTANEQVMKSLQYSFRDRKQRKRDFRRLWIARINAAARMHDISYSRLTYGLKCAGIDINRKMLSEIAIHDPKGFEQIVNEAKKAIESGKKPVEKIVEAKPAKKVEAKKETKVAEKKEVKEEPKKEAKKEVAADLKSMTVAELKALAKEQGKTGYSALKKDELINLLS; encoded by the coding sequence ATGCCAAGAGTAAAGGGTGGAAACGTCGCAAGAAATAGACGTAAAAAAATATTAAAATTAGCTAAAGGATATTATGGTTCAAAACATACGTTATATCGTACTGCAAATGAACAAGTAATGAAGTCTCTTCAATACTCATTCCGTGATCGTAAACAACGTAAAAGAGATTTTAGAAGATTATGGATTGCTAGAATCAATGCTGCAGCAAGAATGCATGATATCTCATATTCAAGATTAACTTATGGATTAAAATGTGCAGGAATTGACATTAATAGAAAAATGTTATCAGAAATCGCTATTCATGATCCAAAAGGATTTGAACAAATCGTAAATGAAGCGAAAAAAGCAATCGAATCTGGTAAAAAGCCAGTTGAAAAAATTGTAGAAGCTAAACCTGCTAAAAAAGTAGAAGCGAAAAAAGAAACTAAAGTAGCAGAGAAAAAAGAAGTTAAAGAAGAGCCAAAGAAAGAAGCTAAAAAAGAAGTAGCTGCTGATTTAAAATCAATGACAGTTGCTGAGTTAAAAGCTTTAGCAAAAGAACAAGGTAAAACTGGTTATTCTGCACTTAAAAAAGATGAATTAATTAACTTATTATCATAA
- a CDS encoding translation initiation factor IF-3 (product_source=KO:K02520; cath_funfam=3.10.20.80,3.30.110.10; cog=COG0290; ko=KO:K02520; pfam=PF00707,PF05198; superfamily=54364,55200; tigrfam=TIGR00168), whose translation MSTLFTEYFFIYKGGFNISKYTAKTNKNEELVNENIRFKEVLLIDDAGEQVGVVSNQEALDMAINKNLDLVCVAPKANPPVCKIIDYGKYRFEIQKKAKEAKKNQKVQDTKEVRLSPVIDKHDIDTKLKNARKFIEKGDKVKVSMRFRGRQMAHTDIGLSVMKQFLEGIEDIVVVEKQPKLEGNNLFMFIAPKKK comes from the coding sequence TTGAGTACTCTTTTTACGGAGTACTTTTTTATATATAAAGGAGGGTTTAACATTAGTAAGTATACAGCAAAAACAAACAAGAATGAAGAATTAGTTAATGAAAATATTCGTTTTAAAGAAGTTTTATTAATTGATGATGCTGGTGAACAAGTAGGTGTTGTTAGTAATCAAGAAGCTTTAGATATGGCAATAAATAAAAACTTAGATTTAGTTTGCGTTGCACCTAAAGCAAATCCACCAGTCTGTAAAATTATAGACTATGGAAAATATCGCTTTGAAATTCAAAAGAAAGCAAAAGAAGCTAAGAAAAACCAAAAAGTTCAAGATACTAAAGAAGTACGTTTATCTCCAGTAATTGATAAACATGATATTGATACGAAATTAAAAAATGCTCGTAAATTTATTGAAAAGGGAGATAAAGTAAAGGTTTCAATGCGTTTTAGAGGGCGTCAAATGGCACATACCGATATTGGATTAAGTGTTATGAAACAATTTTTAGAAGGTATTGAAGACATTGTTGTAGTGGAAAAACAACCTAAATTAGAAGGTAATAATTTATTTATGTTTATTGCCCCGAAAAAGAAATAG
- a CDS encoding putative sigma-54 modulation protein (product_source=KO:K05808; cath_funfam=3.30.160.100; cog=COG1544; ko=KO:K05808; pfam=PF02482,PF16321; superfamily=69754; tigrfam=TIGR00741) gives MKYSIKGKNVQVTEAIENYIESRLDLLDKYFVVDDSTVAKVLIRVYDSEQKIETTIPTKFGMLRAEARDKDLYTAIDSVVEKLEAQIRKQKTKLKDRRAKEKLGYAFNMEFLKELADDEFEEDLAEVVRTKELTPEAKDIDTAILEMEMLHHSFYIFRDIETENISVLYKRKDGGYGLIETN, from the coding sequence ATGAAATATTCAATCAAAGGGAAAAACGTTCAGGTTACAGAGGCAATTGAAAACTACATTGAATCAAGATTAGATTTATTAGACAAATATTTTGTAGTAGATGATAGCACAGTTGCAAAAGTATTAATTAGAGTGTACGATTCAGAACAAAAAATTGAAACTACTATCCCAACAAAATTTGGAATGTTGCGTGCTGAAGCAAGAGATAAAGATTTGTATACAGCAATTGATAGTGTTGTTGAAAAATTAGAAGCTCAAATTAGAAAACAAAAAACTAAATTAAAAGATCGTCGTGCTAAGGAAAAATTAGGTTACGCATTTAACATGGAATTTTTAAAAGAATTAGCTGATGATGAGTTTGAAGAAGATTTAGCAGAAGTTGTTAGAACAAAAGAACTAACACCAGAAGCAAAAGATATTGATACTGCAATCTTAGAAATGGAAATGTTACATCATAGTTTTTATATCTTTAGAGATATTGAAACTGAAAACATTAGCGTCTTATATAAACGTAAAGATGGCGGTTATGGATTAATAGAAACAAATTAA
- a CDS encoding DNA recombination protein RmuC (product_source=KO:K09760; cath_funfam=1.10.3890.10; cog=COG1322; ko=KO:K09760; pfam=PF02646; smart=SM01408; superfamily=111474; transmembrane_helix_parts=Outside_1_3,TMhelix_4_23,Inside_24_401) — MEIFAGIIIVLLFIILVIQLIQIKNNKKNQLKNIEFLKQELTLSLKDSFNDVNNSLNENNKTMLKELSEFKIDLIKSYSQANEQQFKNLNLFKESLLKELINNFNNINEVLEKKLLEINKDMTSQLDKNFNKTNTAFSQMIERLAKIDEAQKKIENLSTNIVSLQDILSDKKTRGTFGEVQLNNILKSVFGEKQDYYKIQAKMSNGTIADALLNIPEPVGSIAIDSKFPLEGYRKMFDNDIDEVSRNQAKKQFKNDIKKHIDDISMKYIVAGQTTNSAIMFLPAEAVFAQINANFQDVIEYANTKKVWLTSPTTLMATLTSIQVIVQNIEQSKYAKIIQEHLLKLNEEFTRYAKRWDNLSRHIDSVNSDAKEIHTTTQKISTEFKRISSVKFEKEGDLIEE, encoded by the coding sequence ATGGAAATATTTGCTGGAATTATTATTGTTTTATTGTTTATAATATTAGTGATACAACTTATTCAAATAAAAAATAATAAGAAAAATCAATTAAAAAATATAGAGTTTTTAAAGCAAGAACTAACTTTAAGTTTAAAAGATAGTTTTAATGATGTTAATAATTCTTTAAATGAAAATAACAAAACAATGTTAAAAGAATTAAGTGAGTTTAAAATTGATTTAATTAAATCATATTCACAAGCAAATGAACAACAGTTTAAAAACTTAAATTTATTTAAAGAAAGTTTATTAAAAGAATTAATAAATAATTTTAACAACATTAATGAAGTTTTAGAAAAGAAACTTTTAGAAATAAATAAAGATATGACTAGTCAATTAGATAAAAACTTTAATAAAACAAATACGGCTTTTTCACAAATGATTGAACGTTTAGCTAAAATTGATGAAGCTCAAAAGAAAATAGAAAATTTGTCAACTAATATAGTGTCTTTACAAGATATTTTGAGTGATAAAAAGACAAGAGGGACTTTTGGTGAAGTGCAATTAAATAATATTTTAAAATCAGTTTTTGGTGAAAAACAAGATTATTATAAAATTCAAGCTAAAATGAGTAATGGAACCATTGCAGATGCCTTATTAAATATTCCCGAGCCAGTAGGTTCAATAGCTATAGACTCAAAGTTTCCATTAGAGGGTTATCGAAAAATGTTTGATAATGATATTGATGAAGTAAGTCGTAATCAAGCAAAAAAACAATTTAAAAATGATATAAAGAAACATATTGATGATATTAGTATGAAGTATATAGTTGCTGGACAAACCACAAATAGTGCGATTATGTTTTTACCAGCAGAAGCAGTATTTGCTCAAATAAATGCTAATTTTCAAGATGTAATTGAATATGCTAATACCAAAAAAGTATGGTTGACATCTCCAACTACATTAATGGCTACATTAACTTCAATTCAAGTTATTGTTCAAAATATTGAACAAAGTAAATATGCTAAAATAATACAAGAACATTTATTAAAATTAAATGAGGAATTTACAAGATATGCTAAAAGATGGGATAATCTTTCGAGGCATATTGATAGTGTTAATAGTGATGCAAAAGAGATTCATACTACAACACAGAAAATATCAACTGAGTTTAAAAGAATATCAAGTGTTAAATTTGAGAAGGAAGGTGATTTAATTGAAGAATAG
- a CDS encoding dimeric dUTPase (all-alpha-NTP-PPase superfamily) (product_source=COG4508; cog=COG4508; pfam=PF08761; superfamily=101386), protein MQFDLNLLCSYQDELDKKICKKHNISSKDTVTERVLAFLVELGELANETRCFKYWSIKKASGKEIILEEYVDGIHFLVSLSNELNMNLIFDVEKSDVSLTEQFVDIFSDAKNLKNNFNNDNLSALFIKFLTLGLGLSFDQDAIISGYLEKNKTNHQRQEENY, encoded by the coding sequence ATGCAATTTGATTTAAATTTATTATGTTCATATCAAGATGAATTAGATAAAAAAATATGTAAAAAACATAATATTTCATCAAAAGATACAGTTACTGAAAGAGTATTAGCTTTTTTAGTTGAATTAGGTGAACTAGCAAACGAAACTAGATGTTTTAAATATTGGTCAATAAAAAAAGCTAGTGGTAAAGAAATAATTCTTGAAGAATATGTTGATGGAATTCACTTTCTAGTTTCATTATCAAATGAATTGAATATGAATTTAATTTTTGATGTTGAAAAAAGTGATGTATCATTAACAGAACAGTTTGTTGATATTTTTTCAGATGCAAAAAATTTAAAAAACAATTTCAATAATGATAATTTAAGTGCTTTATTTATAAAATTTTTAACATTAGGTTTAGGTCTTAGTTTTGATCAAGATGCAATCATTAGCGGATATTTAGAAAAAAATAAAACTAATCATCAAAGACAAGAAGAGAACTATTAA
- a CDS encoding putative metal-dependent hydrolase (product_source=COG1451; cog=COG1451; pfam=PF01863; superfamily=55136): protein MEYFKYRNYNIELNKKAKNKNMYFRVKSDATITVTCPFHITKESVLVYLDQFINKIEKKYDIDLLNKLDYQNGGRFIYLGETYIIEYHKSSRESCQLKDDKLLVYLKDTNEVDATRVIDKFIKNQAIKIFNERFELIVEQFKHIDFKPTLKVRKMSSKFGVCFYKKASITLSTILLHYDFECIDYVIVHELSHFIQPNHSKKFYYLIETYLPNYKNAEAKLKNIKISY, encoded by the coding sequence ATGGAATATTTTAAATATAGAAACTATAATATTGAGTTAAATAAAAAGGCAAAAAATAAAAATATGTATTTCAGGGTAAAATCAGATGCAACTATAACTGTGACTTGCCCTTTTCATATTACAAAAGAAAGTGTTTTAGTATATTTAGATCAATTTATTAATAAAATAGAAAAAAAATATGATATTGACTTGTTGAATAAATTAGATTATCAAAATGGTGGAAGATTTATTTATTTAGGAGAAACTTATATAATTGAATATCATAAAAGTAGTAGAGAAAGTTGCCAATTAAAAGATGATAAGTTATTAGTTTATTTAAAAGATACTAATGAAGTTGATGCGACAAGAGTTATTGATAAATTTATTAAAAATCAAGCTATTAAGATATTTAATGAAAGATTTGAATTGATTGTTGAACAGTTTAAGCATATTGATTTTAAACCAACTTTAAAAGTTAGAAAAATGTCTAGTAAATTTGGAGTGTGTTTTTATAAAAAAGCTAGTATTACATTATCAACTATTTTATTACATTATGATTTTGAATGTATTGATTATGTTATTGTTCATGAATTATCACACTTTATTCAACCAAATCATTCTAAAAAGTTTTACTATTTGATAGAAACATATTTGCCAAATTATAAGAACGCTGAGGCAAAATTAAAAAACATTAAAATATCTTATTAG
- a CDS encoding uncharacterized membrane-anchored protein YitT (DUF2179 family) (product_source=COG1284; cog=COG1284; pfam=PF02588,PF10035; superfamily=54913; transmembrane_helix_parts=Inside_1_6,TMhelix_7_29,Outside_30_50,TMhelix_51_73,Inside_74_79,TMhelix_80_102,Outside_103_116,TMhelix_117_139,Inside_140_151,TMhelix_152_174,Outside_175_280) encodes MKNRKWIKIIIFTIVSAIVQAFALNNFYTNSGLMSGGLTGIALIVNKLSNGLIPLSIFLFVANIPLALLAYFNVGKRFTILSFVNVALTSFFLVVIPQIVVLDDILLNAIVGGVISGLGVALALEAGASTGGTDFIALFMSVKKQKAAGNYMLILNGAIVMSSAIFFTVEIAVYTLISTFVASRVIDAIHVRYQRVTVSIITSKGDEVVNYLLKNGIHGVTVLDAKGGYSKDEKSFIYTVVSTYEINDIEEAVFDIDEKSFINVTSSQKVFGDFEPAKYD; translated from the coding sequence TTGAAGAATAGAAAATGGATTAAAATTATTATTTTTACTATTGTTTCTGCTATTGTTCAAGCATTTGCATTAAATAACTTTTATACTAATAGTGGTCTAATGTCAGGAGGATTAACTGGTATTGCCTTGATTGTTAATAAATTAAGTAATGGATTAATACCACTATCAATATTTTTATTTGTTGCTAACATACCTTTAGCACTTCTTGCCTATTTTAATGTGGGTAAAAGGTTTACAATTTTATCGTTTGTCAATGTTGCTCTAACATCATTCTTTTTAGTGGTAATACCACAAATAGTAGTATTAGATGATATTTTGTTAAATGCAATAGTTGGTGGTGTTATTAGTGGTTTAGGTGTTGCTTTAGCCTTAGAAGCAGGAGCAAGTACAGGTGGAACGGATTTCATTGCTTTATTCATGTCAGTAAAAAAACAAAAGGCTGCTGGAAATTATATGTTAATTTTAAATGGAGCAATTGTCATGTCATCAGCAATCTTTTTCACAGTTGAAATAGCTGTATATACATTAATCTCAACTTTTGTTGCCTCAAGGGTTATTGATGCTATTCACGTTCGATATCAAAGGGTAACAGTTTCAATTATTACATCAAAAGGTGATGAAGTTGTTAATTATTTATTAAAAAATGGTATTCATGGTGTAACTGTTTTAGATGCTAAAGGTGGTTATTCAAAAGATGAAAAGTCATTTATATATACAGTTGTCTCTACATATGAGATAAATGATATTGAAGAAGCAGTTTTTGATATTGATGAAAAATCATTTATTAATGTAACATCTTCACAAAAAGTTTTTGGAGATTTTGAACCAGCTAAGTATGATTAG
- a CDS encoding uncharacterized protein (TIRG00374 family) (product_source=TIGR00374; cog=COG0392; ko=KO:K07027; pfam=PF03706; tigrfam=TIGR00374; transmembrane_helix_parts=Inside_1_6,TMhelix_7_24,Outside_25_38,TMhelix_39_61,Inside_62_81,TMhelix_82_104,Outside_105_116,TMhelix_117_139,Inside_140_151,TMhelix_152_174,Outside_175_230,TMhelix_231_253,Inside_254_264,TMhelix_265_287,Outside_288_306,TMhelix_307_329,Inside_330_334) has protein sequence MKNNKRNFLIIIVMAFIVMVFSFKNDYNNIVKMFSNVNYLWLVIAMVIIILYHLLDSYFIYYYCKKHKKDYTLWNGVQIEQTGTFFSSITPFASGGQFAQIIVFQKQKINSKQSASMLMLSFISWQTVLVTFGIIVLIFNYSKMFATYNALFNLVFLGFLVNFVVIISLFLSAFSKKFHHFIFSKIIPFLGKIKIIKNVEEKKKTTEVWLNLFRDEFNNLLIHRDLMIRRFLIDTIKIIVLYSIPFFAAKALNLGLDFNHLKEIIILTGFVYMITAFVPLPGGAGGTEGTFVLLLGPILGSATTSVMLLWRVLTYYFPMLLSFIVFASIDEIKK, from the coding sequence GTGAAAAATAATAAACGAAATTTTTTAATAATTATAGTTATGGCATTTATTGTCATGGTTTTTTCGTTTAAAAATGATTATAATAATATTGTTAAAATGTTTAGTAATGTTAATTATTTATGGTTAGTAATAGCTATGGTAATTATAATTCTATATCATTTATTAGATTCTTATTTTATATATTATTATTGTAAAAAACATAAAAAAGATTATACATTATGGAATGGTGTTCAAATTGAACAAACTGGTACTTTTTTTAGTTCAATAACTCCATTTGCAAGTGGTGGGCAATTTGCTCAAATTATAGTATTTCAAAAGCAAAAAATTAATTCAAAACAAAGTGCAAGCATGTTGATGTTAAGCTTTATTTCGTGGCAAACAGTTTTAGTTACTTTTGGAATTATTGTGTTAATTTTTAACTATTCTAAGATGTTTGCTACATACAATGCTTTATTTAATTTAGTTTTTTTAGGGTTTTTAGTTAATTTTGTAGTAATTATTAGTTTGTTTTTATCAGCATTCTCTAAAAAATTTCATCATTTTATTTTTTCTAAAATAATTCCGTTTTTGGGTAAAATAAAAATAATAAAAAATGTTGAAGAAAAGAAAAAGACAACAGAAGTATGGCTAAATTTATTTAGAGATGAGTTTAATAATTTATTAATTCATCGTGATTTAATGATTAGAAGATTTTTGATTGATACAATCAAAATTATCGTTTTATATTCAATTCCTTTTTTTGCAGCAAAAGCATTAAATTTAGGATTAGATTTTAATCATTTAAAAGAAATAATTATTTTAACAGGTTTTGTCTATATGATTACTGCATTTGTACCTTTACCAGGAGGAGCAGGAGGTACTGAAGGAACATTTGTCTTATTACTTGGGCCAATACTAGGCAGTGCAACTACATCAGTTATGTTGTTGTGGCGTGTCTTAACATATTATTTTCCAATGTTACTAAGCTTTATAGTTTTTGCGAGTATAGATGAAATTAAAAAGTAA